A stretch of the Nicotiana tabacum cultivar K326 chromosome 6, ASM71507v2, whole genome shotgun sequence genome encodes the following:
- the LOC107809700 gene encoding bidirectional sugar transporter N3-like produces the protein MAGISGHWAFAFGVLGNIVSFIVFLSPLPTFYRIYKKKSTEGYQSIPYVVALFSSMLWIYYAFLKTNTTLLITINSFGVFIETIYVGVYLFYAPKKARVQTVKMLLLSVVGGFGAIVLVTQFLFKGAVRGQVVGWICLVFSLCVFVAPLGIVRKVIKTKSVEYMPLLLSVFLTLSAVMWFFYGLLLKDINIAAPNVLGFIFGILQIVLYVIYSKKEKAILKEQKLPEIQKPAVIVVDENMNKKKLPELTQEQIIDIVKLAGLLVCSDKVHVASCPHDNTCAAKVENIPNLQTVKA, from the exons GCCCACGTTTTATAGAATCTACAAGAAGAAATCAACTGAAGGCTATCAATCGATTCCATATGTGGTTGCTCTCTTTAGTTCCATGCTTTGGATATACTATGCATTTCTCAAGACCAACACGACACTTCTCATTACTATAAACTCTTTTGGGGTCTTCATTGAAACTATCTACGTTGGTGTCTACCTTTTCTATGCACCAAAGAAGGCCAGG GTCCAAACTGTGAAGATGCTGCTATTATCAGTAGTGGGTGGCTTTGGTGCTATAGTTCTAGTTACCCAATTTCTATTCAAAGGAGCAGTTCGTGGACAAGTTGTTGGATGGATTTGCCTTGTGTTTTCCTTGTGTGTGTTCGTAGCACCCTTAGGCATTGTG AGAAAAGTTATAAAAACAAAGAGTGTGGAATACATGCCATTACTCCTATCAGTGTTTCTCACGTTAAGTGCTGTGATGTGGTTCTTCTATGGTCTTCTACTTAAGGACATCAACATAGCT GCTCCAAACGTATTGGGATTCATCTTTGGTATTCTCCAAATAGTGCTCTATGTAATATACAGCAAAAAAGAGAAGGCAATCCTAAAGGAGCAGAAACTTCCGGAGATACAAAAGCCAGCAGTCATTGTGGTGGATGAGAACATGAACAAAAAGAAGCTTCCAGAATTGACACAGGAACAGATTATTGATATTGTGAAGCTTGCCGGTTTACTGGTTTGCTCAGATAAAGTACACGTAGCCTCGTGTCCGCATGATAATACATGTGCAGCTAAAGTAGAAAACATACCCAACCTCCAAACTGTGAAAGCCTAA